From Neodiprion pinetum isolate iyNeoPine1 chromosome 7, iyNeoPine1.2, whole genome shotgun sequence, a single genomic window includes:
- the LOC124222711 gene encoding uncharacterized protein, whose protein sequence is MELCMLFGLCLYLVATALESDAKSPDSRFDENSDSHGQDSAFFEAQSGLEDEEISEKARRPGLVDPEVADQLEGNGWLDVIPGTPGKDYPNYDGIPETSFTCRGKTPGGYYADIEARCQVFHVCNTDGQKSSFICPSGSIFNQKYFVCDWWYDFECDDATDLYSLNEKVNRGGTGSGPGGPGRTSEEVIEPLNLQEGNFVADGFDLSLAGTGEGGPGYSRNGKSRGFQSNVEEEGEEKNAGKLASGKEAEGRGERKSTASSSPDKDRQFYAEENSRGNYRAGNAIEDPRGTAGNPHFRNGSHREESNGFNENVAGVNDGSYDNNQPRGRRFEERRVRQRNRKFGEKNFDRQSDDRDDKNPVDFQSDNKENRRGGENFYSGGFARNEKTEITRQNIRANYPRENSSDRVSKTERKNHRDDYLLGVVRDDEKSGNSNQQRRYVPIL, encoded by the exons GACGCCAAATCTCCTGACTCAAGATTCGATGAGAATTCGGACTCTCACGGACAGGATTCAGCGTTTTTCGAGGCACAATCGGGTTTGGAAGACgaagaaatttccgaaaaaGCCCGAAGACCAGGTCTAGTAGATCCCGAAGTCGCTGATCAACTGGAAGGAAACGGATGGCTGGACGTAATTCCTGGGACGCCTGGCAAGGACTATCCAAACTACGATGGAATTCCCGAAACCTCGTTCACGTGCCGAGGCAAAACACCCGGAGGCTATTACGCCGATATTGAAGCACGCTGTCAG GTTTTCCACGTCTGCAACACCGACGGTCAAAAAAGTTCCTTCATCTGCCCAAGCGGCAGTATATTCAACCAGAAATATTTCGTCTGCGATTGGTGGTACGACTTTGAATGCGACGACGCAACGGATCTTTATTCGCTGAACGAGAAGGTGAACCGAGGAGGTACAGGATCGGGTCCTGGAGGACCAGGCAGGACATCGGAGGAGGTCATCGAACCGCTGAACCTGCAGGAGGGAAATTTCGTTGCCGATGGTTTCGATCTCTCGCTTGCCGGAACGGGCGAAGGGGGTCCAGGATACTCGAGGAATGGAAAGAGTCGAGGATTTCAGAGCAAcgtggaggaggagggggaggagaaGAATGCGGGAAAATTGGCTTCCGGTAAGGAGGCGGAAGGACGAGGCGAAAGGAAGTCAACCGCTTCGTCTTCTCCGGATAAAGATCGGCAATTCTACGCGGAGGAAAATTCCCGGGGTAATTATCGGGCCGGAAACGCGATCGAGGATCCCCGGGGAACGGCGGGGAATCCTCATTTCCGGAACGGAAGTCACCGCGAGGAATCTAACGGATTCAACGAAAACGTTGCCGGGGTTAACGACGGCTCGTATGACAATAATCAGCCTCGAGGAAGACGGTTTGAAGAGCGACGCGTTCGCCAGAGAAACCGGAAGTTCGGGGAGAAGAATTTCGATCGTCAAAGTGACGACAGGGACGATAAAAATCCCGTGGATTTCCAATCTGATAACAAGGAGAATCGAAGAggaggtgaaaatttttattcaggtGGTTTTGCCCGGAACGAAAAGACGGAAATTACCCGTCAAAATATCCGCGCCAATTATCCGCGAGAGAATTCTTCGGACAGGGTTTCGaaaacggagagaaaaaatcatCGGGACGATTATTTACTGGGCGTTGTTCGGGACGATGAGAAGAGCGGAAATTCTAATCAGCAGAGAAGATATGTGCCGATTTTGTAG